The proteins below come from a single Candidatus Chlamydia sanziniae genomic window:
- a CDS encoding UPF0158 family protein has translation MIAYPQPQNPLLLRVLRLMDAFSKSDDERDFYLDRVEGFILYIDLDKDQEDLDKIYQELEENAERYCLIPKLTFYEVKKIMETFINEKIYDIDTKEKFLEILQSKNAREQFLEFIYDHESELEKWQQFYAERSRIRIIEWLRNSKFHFVFEEDLDFSKHVLEQLKIHLFDAKVNKEIIQARQLLVNKAKVYYSNEALNPRPKRGRPPKQSVKIETEATISSDIYTKVPQVVRRFLFLPEIISASSITFSEKFDTEEEFLANLRGSSRVEDQLNLTNFSERFASLKELSAKLGYDSMSTGIFFDEEEEDEVVAKPKSSKRGRKKSS, from the coding sequence ATGATAGCGTATCCCCAACCACAAAATCCTCTTCTGCTTCGCGTCCTTCGTCTTATGGATGCTTTTTCTAAGTCTGACGATGAAAGGGATTTTTATTTAGATCGTGTGGAGGGGTTTATCCTTTATATAGATTTGGATAAGGATCAGGAAGATCTTGATAAGATTTATCAAGAGCTTGAAGAGAACGCAGAGAGATATTGTTTGATTCCGAAATTGACGTTTTATGAAGTTAAAAAGATCATGGAAACGTTTATCAATGAGAAGATTTATGATATCGATACAAAAGAAAAATTTCTTGAAATTTTACAATCTAAAAATGCTCGTGAGCAATTTTTAGAATTTATTTATGATCATGAATCGGAGTTAGAGAAATGGCAGCAATTTTATGCCGAACGCTCTAGGATTCGAATTATAGAATGGCTTCGCAATAGTAAATTTCATTTTGTTTTTGAAGAAGACTTGGATTTTAGTAAACATGTTTTAGAACAGTTAAAAATTCATCTTTTTGATGCCAAAGTGAATAAGGAGATTATACAAGCTCGTCAATTGTTAGTGAATAAAGCCAAAGTTTATTATTCTAATGAGGCGTTGAATCCTCGCCCTAAAAGAGGACGTCCTCCCAAGCAATCTGTAAAGATAGAGACGGAGGCTACAATTTCTAGTGATATCTATACCAAAGTGCCTCAGGTGGTGCGACGTTTTCTTTTCTTGCCAGAAATTATTTCAGCTTCATCGATTACTTTTTCCGAAAAATTTGATACTGAAGAAGAATTTCTTGCGAATTTGCGAGGTTCCTCGCGTGTTGAGGATCAGCTGAATCTTACGAATTTCTCAGAACGATTTGCCTCTTTAAAGGAGCTATCTGCGAAATTGGGTTATGATTCTATGTCTACGGGGATTTTTTTTGATGAGGAAGAGGAAGATGAGGTTGTTGCGAAGCCTAAGAGTAGTAAGCGTGGACGAAAAAAATCTTCTTAA